In Patescibacteria group bacterium, one DNA window encodes the following:
- a CDS encoding DegT/DnrJ/EryC1/StrS family aminotransferase, which yields MSSKREEELKKDIYKSVKEIFELKKIKEEEFIPGKTFIQYAGSVFDDKEVNNVIDSWLEGWFGLGKKAQNFEDRLAKYLKVKGSILTNSGSSSNLLALA from the coding sequence ATGAGTAGTAAAAGAGAAGAAGAACTTAAAAAAGACATCTACAAAAGTGTTAAAGAGATATTTGAGCTTAAGAAAATTAAGGAGGAAGAGTTTATTCCGGGAAAAACTTTTATACAATATGCAGGTTCGGTATTTGACGATAAGGAGGTAAACAATGTTATTGACAGTTGGTTGGAAGGTTGGTTTGGTTTGGGTAAAAAAGCTCAAAATTTTGAAGATCGTTTGGCAAAATATCTCAAAGTTAAAGGGAGTATTTTAACCAATTCCGGTTCTAGTTCTAATCTTTTAGCTTTAGCTT
- a CDS encoding NAD-dependent epimerase/dehydratase family protein, which translates to MHHLEGKKILVTGANGFIGSHLVKGFLEAGAIVYPVIGPGPAVLNVPSVEIDITYFSSVKKYFADIKPDIVYHLGAIVNLARDFEVGLQCVDINIKGTLNVLEASALANVKHFIFFSTQEVYGNTKIPYKEDQILNPPSAYAISKLAGENFCKYHGETRNLNWTVFRLSTAYGFGQADARFIPTIIRNAIKGEDIFLNSGKKKRDYIYIKDVIDCVISSGCNKNALNQVFNVGGGVSYSLKGLVDEIVKLTDSKSKIFFNKFPDRVGEADNMLSDISKAEKILGWKPKTSLNKGLKNTIEFHRKNQYE; encoded by the coding sequence ATGCATCATTTGGAGGGAAAGAAAATATTAGTAACCGGCGCAAATGGGTTTATAGGTTCTCATTTAGTAAAAGGTTTTCTTGAAGCTGGGGCAATAGTTTACCCTGTTATTGGTCCGGGACCCGCTGTATTAAATGTTCCTAGTGTTGAAATTGATATAACATATTTTAGTTCTGTTAAAAAGTATTTTGCAGATATAAAACCGGATATTGTGTATCATTTGGGCGCAATTGTGAACTTGGCAAGAGATTTTGAGGTGGGTTTGCAATGTGTGGATATTAATATAAAAGGGACGCTTAATGTGTTAGAGGCATCAGCTTTGGCAAATGTTAAACACTTTATTTTTTTTAGTACTCAAGAAGTTTATGGGAATACTAAAATTCCTTACAAAGAAGACCAAATTTTAAATCCACCATCCGCATACGCAATATCCAAATTGGCGGGGGAGAACTTTTGCAAATATCATGGGGAAACACGAAATTTGAATTGGACAGTTTTTAGATTGTCCACGGCATATGGTTTTGGACAAGCGGACGCGCGATTTATTCCCACAATTATTCGAAACGCTATCAAAGGGGAAGACATTTTTTTGAATTCTGGGAAGAAAAAGCGAGATTATATTTATATTAAAGATGTAATAGACTGTGTTATTTCCTCTGGATGTAACAAAAATGCCCTAAACCAAGTTTTTAATGTTGGTGGCGGGGTTTCGTATAGTTTAAAAGGATTAGTTGATGAAATAGTAAAGTTGACGGATAGTAAGTCCAAAATATTTTTTAATAAGTTTCCAGATAGAGTTGGGGAGGCGGATAATATGCTTTCGGACATTAGCAAGGCGGAAAAGATTCTTGGGTGGAAACCAAAAACTTCTTTGAACAAAGGACTCAAAAACACCATTGAGTTTCATAGAAAAAATCAATATGAGTAG